Proteins from a single region of Candidatus Hydrogenedentota bacterium:
- a CDS encoding tetratricopeptide repeat protein, producing the protein MSERAAEHNYRMALMFYRTERYEDAIAILDDLALEFPDNKHVLYALTKCFFKVGRYQEARQLCHELLEKHHDERAQTLLERIGNRKDAYRPESTSREAPPELPAGVAADGENGLDSPPGAYTPVDDTSSSWMSSTPTGLFADSPTNKSHGSGGYSSPAAIEHPSSFSTPPPLPHEERVITPPPPPHEERLITPPPLTHEERLITPPPLPIAKEPEVKTPKRSDESPQEPSFAGRNLIIGAIVTGVGALLLWLAFGPRQFDFPEDHSLGTIVIREIDGRRTNWKEFGEAKSHVGIPRRAYIGLVASKDLSEADLALLRKASWLKHLDLSKSEITDELVEYLVELRQLESIDVRKTGLTKTGIVRLQEWLPHCKVLFDVDASAKAVDQKPNPPPNPKPEKAASPPPPPSPPPAPEKPAPAQAPQEQPPGPRNLVFGDIVGDLFLRAWNAPEDADWQPFRPAKGRVAVDAGQIVKLHVRVGPSQFSALRHLNPADIHTLDVSAVHIEDQSVPYIARLTGLRALNADNAEISANGLQGLCALSELRELTLAGADKFDAGAVAGFPSFKKLERLVLRGTNVTDESLRYIGKLSHLRVLDLTRSNVGDAGLAHLTQLDKLAELALAQARVEGPGLVHLASLDALERLDLIGNPINGAGLAALGQCKRLAFLQLDGANITDDALMLLAKAPSLKQVQLINTRVSPQGIETFKKASPHCAVLATNIDAR; encoded by the coding sequence GTGTCCGAGAGAGCGGCTGAACATAATTACCGCATGGCGCTCATGTTCTATCGAACCGAGCGGTACGAGGACGCCATCGCCATCCTCGACGACCTTGCCCTGGAATTTCCGGACAACAAGCACGTGCTCTATGCCCTGACGAAATGTTTCTTCAAGGTCGGAAGATACCAGGAAGCCCGGCAGTTGTGTCATGAACTGCTCGAAAAACATCACGATGAACGCGCCCAAACACTGCTCGAGCGGATAGGCAACAGGAAAGATGCCTACAGGCCCGAAAGCACATCGCGTGAAGCGCCTCCGGAACTGCCGGCCGGCGTCGCGGCGGACGGCGAAAACGGCCTGGACTCGCCTCCCGGCGCCTACACCCCCGTTGACGACACAAGCTCTTCGTGGATGTCCTCGACGCCCACAGGCCTGTTTGCCGACTCCCCGACAAACAAGAGCCACGGGTCCGGCGGCTACAGTTCCCCGGCAGCCATCGAACACCCATCGTCTTTTTCAACGCCCCCTCCTCTTCCCCACGAGGAGCGGGTCATCACGCCGCCTCCGCCTCCCCACGAGGAGCGGCTCATCACGCCGCCTCCACTTACCCACGAGGAGCGGCTCATCACGCCGCCCCCGCTCCCGATAGCGAAGGAACCTGAGGTCAAGACGCCGAAACGCTCGGACGAATCGCCCCAAGAACCCTCTTTCGCCGGGCGCAACCTGATAATCGGCGCAATCGTAACCGGCGTGGGGGCGTTGCTTCTATGGCTTGCCTTCGGGCCCAGGCAATTCGATTTTCCCGAAGACCATTCTCTAGGCACGATTGTTATCCGCGAGATTGATGGCAGGAGAACAAACTGGAAGGAATTTGGCGAAGCCAAGAGTCACGTTGGCATCCCGAGGAGAGCCTATATCGGGTTGGTCGCTTCAAAAGACCTGTCCGAGGCCGACCTGGCCCTCCTGCGAAAGGCCTCTTGGCTGAAGCACCTCGACCTCTCTAAGTCAGAAATCACCGACGAGCTGGTCGAGTACCTGGTGGAATTGCGGCAGCTCGAAAGCATTGATGTCCGCAAGACTGGCCTCACCAAGACCGGTATCGTTCGTCTGCAGGAATGGTTGCCTCACTGCAAGGTCCTGTTTGATGTCGATGCATCTGCCAAAGCCGTCGACCAAAAACCCAATCCGCCGCCGAATCCAAAACCTGAGAAAGCCGCGTCCCCGCCTCCCCCCCCTTCGCCACCTCCCGCCCCTGAAAAACCAGCGCCTGCTCAGGCGCCTCAAGAACAGCCGCCGGGACCGCGCAATCTGGTTTTCGGCGACATCGTTGGGGACCTGTTCTTGCGCGCGTGGAACGCCCCGGAAGATGCGGACTGGCAACCTTTTAGACCTGCGAAGGGGCGCGTAGCCGTTGACGCAGGGCAGATTGTCAAACTGCACGTTCGTGTGGGTCCGTCACAATTCAGTGCCCTCCGCCACTTGAACCCGGCGGATATCCATACTCTGGACGTCTCTGCCGTACACATCGAAGACCAGTCCGTCCCCTATATAGCCCGCCTTACAGGCCTGCGAGCCCTTAACGCCGATAATGCCGAGATATCCGCCAACGGTCTCCAGGGACTGTGTGCGTTGTCCGAACTCCGGGAACTCACCCTTGCGGGCGCGGACAAATTCGACGCCGGAGCAGTTGCAGGATTCCCCTCCTTCAAAAAACTCGAACGGCTGGTGCTTCGGGGAACCAACGTAACCGACGAAAGCTTACGGTATATCGGAAAGCTCTCGCATCTGCGCGTTCTCGACCTCACCAGGTCGAACGTGGGCGATGCGGGTCTCGCCCATCTGACGCAGCTCGACAAGCTGGCCGAGCTGGCCCTCGCCCAGGCACGGGTGGAAGGCCCGGGCCTCGTCCATCTCGCTTCCCTCGACGCACTCGAACGCCTCGACCTGATTGGCAACCCGATAAATGGAGCGGGATTGGCTGCCCTGGGCCAATGCAAACGCCTCGCGTTCCTGCAACTCGACGGCGCGAATATTACGGATGACGCCCTCATGCTCCTGGCAAAAGCACCTTCCCTCAAGCAGGTTCAGCTTATCAACACGCGGGTGAGCCCCCAAGGCATCGAAACCTTCAAGAAGGCCTCGCCCCACTGCGCGGTGCTCGCCACAAACATTGACGCACGGTGA